One Stigmatella aurantiaca genomic region harbors:
- a CDS encoding ribonuclease HI family protein produces the protein MPTPTEAEILRHIAREEPLTATVRAFRGMTRERLGQLLEQAAEQLAPSAPPAAAAAPVPPESPGTPATDEAKGTVPRLRLYSDGAARGNPGPAGAGAVLIEPGGQVVARIGKFLGQQTNNYAEYMGLLIGLKHARSLGTKEIEIFADSELLIRQLGGRYQVKSPILRPLYEEAVKLLNDFSRVKLVHVPREMNAEADEMSNRAIDERL, from the coding sequence ATGCCGACGCCCACCGAGGCCGAAATCCTTCGCCACATCGCGCGGGAGGAGCCTCTGACGGCGACCGTCCGTGCCTTCCGGGGCATGACGCGCGAGCGCCTGGGGCAGCTCCTGGAGCAGGCCGCCGAGCAATTGGCGCCCTCCGCGCCCCCGGCCGCCGCGGCGGCCCCTGTCCCCCCCGAGTCCCCGGGAACGCCCGCCACCGACGAGGCGAAGGGGACGGTTCCCCGCCTGCGGCTGTACTCGGATGGCGCGGCCCGGGGCAATCCAGGGCCCGCCGGTGCCGGAGCGGTGCTCATCGAGCCCGGCGGCCAGGTGGTGGCGCGGATCGGCAAGTTCCTCGGCCAGCAGACGAACAACTACGCCGAGTACATGGGGCTGCTGATTGGCCTCAAGCACGCGCGGAGCCTGGGGACGAAGGAGATTGAAATCTTCGCCGACAGCGAGCTGCTCATCCGCCAGTTGGGCGGGCGCTACCAGGTGAAGAGCCCCATCCTGCGTCCTCTGTACGAGGAGGCAGTGAAGCTGCTCAACGACTTCTCCCGCGTGAAGCTCGTCCACGTGCCCCGCGAAATGAACGCCGAGGCCGACGAGATGAGTAACCGGGCCATCGACGAACGCCTGTAG
- the ftsY gene encoding signal recognition particle-docking protein FtsY: MTTPPLLDVLTAQVPAPSPLPPPPNATPGTPPGTETGVPPAPEASPVSTVVGYGVIGLFVLLMLLAMRKLLFKPARAPELPSKPTQAPEKPALPEQAPQLRVELPPSEAELARLREADEAHARVQALTRQREEATRAARQARDVTERTRLEAEAEALKQREEEEKRAEYRAKKAAEEEARERRKREREEAERLVAEQKAREAAEAEEARRAVEAAERAKIQAEAGRTLAQGLDKTKSQGFMARLNGLFGQSRQVDESVLAELEEILFTADIGVRTASNLVELAREKLKRNELSNPERIKALIRDEVARIVDLPVPRSLEGGGPPHVVMVVGVNGAGKTTTIGKLAAQLTGQGKKVVLAAGDTFRAAATEQLDVWAQRAGAELVQGADGGDPGAVVFNAVKRAQEVGASVVIADTAGRLHTQAPLMEELKKVKRVLGKALEGAPHEVLLVLDSTNGQNAIQQAKQFHEAVGISAIALTKLDGTAKGGVIIGICDELKLPVVWVGVGEKIADLRRFEPRDFVKALFD; encoded by the coding sequence ATGACGACTCCGCCGCTCCTGGACGTCCTCACCGCGCAGGTGCCCGCCCCTTCTCCCCTGCCCCCGCCGCCGAACGCGACGCCGGGCACGCCCCCCGGCACCGAGACCGGAGTGCCCCCAGCCCCCGAGGCCAGCCCCGTGAGCACGGTGGTGGGCTACGGCGTCATCGGGCTCTTTGTCCTGCTGATGCTGCTGGCGATGCGCAAGCTCCTCTTCAAGCCCGCCCGGGCGCCGGAGCTTCCCAGCAAACCCACGCAGGCGCCGGAAAAGCCCGCCCTGCCCGAGCAGGCGCCCCAGCTCCGCGTGGAGCTGCCCCCCTCCGAGGCGGAGCTGGCCCGGCTCCGCGAGGCCGACGAGGCCCACGCCCGGGTCCAGGCGCTGACCCGCCAGCGCGAGGAGGCCACCCGCGCGGCCCGGCAGGCCCGGGACGTCACCGAGCGCACCCGCCTGGAGGCCGAGGCCGAGGCCCTCAAGCAGCGGGAGGAAGAGGAGAAGCGCGCCGAGTACCGCGCCAAGAAGGCCGCCGAGGAGGAAGCCCGGGAGCGCCGCAAGCGCGAGCGCGAGGAGGCCGAGCGGCTCGTGGCAGAGCAGAAGGCCCGCGAGGCCGCCGAGGCCGAGGAGGCCCGGCGCGCCGTGGAGGCCGCCGAGCGCGCGAAGATTCAGGCCGAGGCGGGCCGGACGCTCGCGCAGGGCCTGGACAAGACCAAGAGCCAGGGCTTCATGGCTCGCCTCAACGGCCTGTTCGGCCAGAGCCGCCAGGTGGACGAGTCCGTGCTGGCGGAGCTGGAGGAGATCCTCTTCACCGCGGACATCGGGGTGCGCACCGCCTCGAACCTGGTGGAGCTGGCGCGCGAGAAGCTCAAGCGCAACGAGCTGAGCAACCCCGAGCGCATCAAGGCCCTCATCCGCGACGAGGTGGCCCGCATCGTCGACCTGCCCGTGCCGCGCTCGCTGGAGGGCGGTGGGCCGCCGCACGTGGTGATGGTGGTGGGCGTCAACGGCGCCGGAAAGACCACCACCATTGGCAAGCTGGCCGCGCAGCTCACCGGCCAGGGCAAGAAGGTGGTGCTCGCCGCGGGAGACACCTTCCGCGCCGCCGCCACCGAGCAGCTCGATGTGTGGGCCCAGCGCGCCGGGGCCGAGCTGGTCCAGGGCGCGGACGGTGGTGACCCCGGGGCGGTGGTGTTCAACGCGGTGAAGCGGGCCCAGGAGGTGGGCGCCAGCGTCGTCATCGCGGACACGGCGGGACGGCTCCACACCCAGGCGCCGCTCATGGAGGAGCTCAAGAAGGTCAAGCGCGTGCTGGGCAAGGCCCTGGAGGGCGCCCCCCACGAGGTGCTGCTGGTGCTCGACTCCACCAACGGCCAGAACGCCATCCAGCAGGCCAAGCAGTTCCACGAGGCGGTGGGCATCAGCGCCATCGCGCTCACCAAGCTGGACGGCACCGCCAAGGGCGGCGTCATCATCGGCATCTGCGACGAGCTGAAGCTGCCCGTGGTGTGGGTGGGCGTCGGCGAGAAGATCGCCGACCTGCGCCGCTTCGAGCCGCGCGACTTCGTCAAGGCCCTGTTCGACTGA
- a CDS encoding nucleotidyl transferase AbiEii/AbiGii toxin family protein, with translation MTSSEASTVLAKQVWAVLQRYTVDAVVIGGVALAAHNYPRSTDDLDLGVIATRATLRAVYDEFLRLGYTAELREPDGDDPLGGVIDVEDKAGGFVQIVNFDNSPSGGFPRVIRDALQALGPPISRLPIAPLPHIIAMKLYAGGDKSRRDIQALVRNNPDEDWEAIRTLCKSYNLDTYGLF, from the coding sequence GTGACGTCGTCCGAAGCATCTACGGTGCTTGCCAAGCAAGTTTGGGCCGTTCTTCAGCGGTATACCGTTGATGCTGTCGTGATCGGAGGCGTTGCTCTCGCTGCGCACAACTATCCAAGATCCACCGATGACTTGGATCTTGGTGTTATCGCGACTCGCGCTACGCTGCGCGCGGTTTACGATGAGTTCTTGCGGTTGGGCTACACTGCAGAACTTCGGGAGCCAGACGGCGACGATCCCCTCGGCGGGGTAATCGATGTTGAGGATAAGGCTGGTGGGTTCGTCCAGATCGTCAACTTCGATAACAGCCCAAGCGGTGGGTTTCCCAGGGTCATTCGTGATGCGCTTCAAGCCCTCGGTCCTCCCATCAGCAGGCTTCCCATTGCTCCCCTGCCCCACATCATCGCCATGAAGCTCTACGCGGGCGGCGATAAGTCGCGGCGGGACATCCAAGCGCTGGTTCGAAACAACCCGGATGAAGACTGGGAAGCGATTCGAACCCTGTGCAAGAGCTACAACTTGGACACTTACGGGCTGTTCTGA